A segment of the Acidimicrobiales bacterium genome:
CCCACTCACGACGCGACGGCGCGCGCATCCAGGGTGCGGGGCGGAGCCCCGCTCGGGACGACGTCCCGATCTTTAGCTGGCGGGAGTGAAGGTGACCCGGTGGCCGAGCGCCTCCAGCTGACGGACGAGGCGAGCGGCCTCACGATCGGGATCGTGGCGACGCTCGAAGTAGTCGCTGCCGAGGTCTTCGAAGCGAACGCCGGTGGTGAGGAGATGCCAGACAAGGCAGAGCAAGCTGTGCGCGACGGCGACCGCGGCCTTGTTCGGTCCGCGCCGCCGAGCGATCTGGCGGTATTGCGCGCCGAAGTAGCTGCCCTTCACCCGCACGGCCGCCCGCGCCGCTTCAATGAGTGCCCGACTAAGCCAAGGATTGCCCGCGGTCGTCGCCACGCGGCGCCGCTTGCCGGCGGACTCGTGGTTGCCCGGAGAGAGCCCCGCCCAGGAAGAAAGGTGCTCGGGGGTGGGGAAGCGGCTCATGTCCGCTCCGGTCTCGGCGATCACGACGTCGATCGTTCGTCGGTCGAAGCCTGGAACGGGCGTCAAGAGCTCCATCACGGGCTGGTAGGCGGCGGTGCGCTGGTCGATCTGCTCGCTCAGGGTCGCGATCGTCTGGTCGAGGAAGTCGACGTGATCGAGGATCTGGCGCGCGGCGATGGCATGGTGCGGGCCGAAATGACCATCGAGCGCCTCTTCGAGCTCGGCGATCCTCGGCCGCAGCTTGCCCTTTGCGAGCTGCGCAAGGGTGGCCGAGTCGCGCTCTCCTTCGATCAGCGCCTCGATCATCGCCCGGCCTGACTGGGTGAGCACCTTTGAAGCAACGGAGGTGAGCTTCACACCAGCGTCCTGGAGCACCTTTTCGAGCCTCGCGATCTCCGCGCCTCGGATGTCGATCTCGCGCTTGCGATACCGAGTGAGCTCGCGAAGTTCGCGGATTGGCCGCGACGGGACGAAGCTCGGACGCACCATGCCGTGTGCGGCGACGTCCGCGAGCCACTCCGAGTCGGAGAGGTCCGTTTTGCGGCCAGGGACGTTCTTCACGTGGTGGGCGTTGCACAACCAGCACTCGAAACGCTCCTCGAGGGCGTAGTAGACCGCCTTCCAATAGACGCCGGTTGCCTCCATCGCGACGAGCGCGACGGCTCGCTCGGCGAGGAAGCGCTCGAGGTCAACGAGGCCCAAACGTGTCGTCTTGAAGCGAGCCTTGTCCGTCACCGTGCCGCCACGCGGGCCAGGCTGGCGAACACAGGCGACGACCGTGTCCCGATGGACATCGAGTCCAGCAACCCGGTCGTGGATCTGTTCCATGGTCTCTCCTTTCGGCAGGTAATGACCTGCCGGGGAGGGACCGGCAACCAGGAGAATCTGGGGTTCGTGCTCGCGGCGACAATCCCAGGTCCCTCGGGCCCCGCGCCAAACTTGTTTCGGGCTCTTGCGCTCCACTATCGAGACGGCGACCGCGCCCGGCAGATCGCCCCCAGCATTTCATTGCTCCGTGGTGACCG
Coding sequences within it:
- a CDS encoding IS110 family transposase — translated: MERKSPKQVWRGARGTWDCRREHEPQILLVAGPSPAGHYLPKGETMEQIHDRVAGLDVHRDTVVACVRQPGPRGGTVTDKARFKTTRLGLVDLERFLAERAVALVAMEATGVYWKAVYYALEERFECWLCNAHHVKNVPGRKTDLSDSEWLADVAAHGMVRPSFVPSRPIRELRELTRYRKREIDIRGAEIARLEKVLQDAGVKLTSVASKVLTQSGRAMIEALIEGERDSATLAQLAKGKLRPRIAELEEALDGHFGPHHAIAARQILDHVDFLDQTIATLSEQIDQRTAAYQPVMELLTPVPGFDRRTIDVVIAETGADMSRFPTPEHLSSWAGLSPGNHESAGKRRRVATTAGNPWLSRALIEAARAAVRVKGSYFGAQYRQIARRRGPNKAAVAVAHSLLCLVWHLLTTGVRFEDLGSDYFERRHDPDREAARLVRQLEALGHRVTFTPAS